From the Acidobacteriota bacterium genome, the window ATTCTGCGAAAGGCGGGAGAATAAGGGGGACAGTCACACTTTCCTGGGCCGCTTTGGAAAGTGTGACTGTCCCCCTTATCTCCTCTCCGCGCCCTGCTATAGTGATCAAATGACCAGCTCCTCTCTTCCTGACGCCTTTCCCGCCTCACGCAAGGTGTACGTTCAGGGCGTTCCGATGCGCGAGATCGCGCTGTCGAACGGTGAGACCCTGCGCGTGTACGACACGAGCGGGCCGCGGGACCACGACGTCCGTAACGGTCTCCCCAGGCTGCGCGAGGCGTGGGTGGCGGAACGCCGCGGCGCGCGCGTCGTCACGCAGATGCACTACGCGAAGAAGGGGGAGATCACGCCGGAGATGGCGTTTGTCGCCACGCGCGAAGGGCTCGACCCGGAGTTCGTGCGGTCGGAGGTTGCGCGCGGGCGCGCGATCATCCCGTCCAATATCAACCACCTCGAACTCGAGCCGATGGCGATCGGCCGCAATTTCGCGGTGAAGATCAACGCGAACATCGGCAATTCCGCCGTCAGCTCGTCGATCGACGAGGAGGTCGAGAAGCTGCGCTGGGCCACGCTGTGGGGCGCCGACACCGTGATGGACCTCTCCACGGGCAAGGACATTCACGAGACGCGCGAATGGATCATCCGGAATTCGCCGGTGCCTATCGGGACCGTGCCGATTTACCAGGCGCTCGAGAAGGCCGGCGGCCGGCCTGAGGATCTCACCTGGGAGATGTACCGCGACACGCTCGTCGAGCAGTGCGAGCAGGGCGTGGACTACTTCACCGTCCACGCCGGTGTGCTGCTGCGCTACGTCCCGATGACCGCCAGGCGCGTTACTGGCATTGTGTCACGCGGCGGGTCGATCCTGGCCAAGTGGTGCCTGGCGCATCACCAGGAGAACTTCCTGTACACGCACTTCCGCGAGATCTGCGAGATCATGCGCGTCTACGACGTCTCCTTC encodes:
- a CDS encoding phosphomethylpyrimidine synthase ThiC; translated protein: MTSSSLPDAFPASRKVYVQGVPMREIALSNGETLRVYDTSGPRDHDVRNGLPRLREAWVAERRGARVVTQMHYAKKGEITPEMAFVATREGLDPEFVRSEVARGRAIIPSNINHLELEPMAIGRNFAVKINANIGNSAVSSSIDEEVEKLRWATLWGADTVMDLSTGKDIHETREWIIRNSPVPIGTVPIYQALEKAGGRPEDLTWEMYRDTLVEQCEQGVDYFTVHAGVLLRYVPMTARRVTGIVSRGGSILAKWCLAHHQENFLYTHFREICEIMRVYDVSFSLGDGLRPGSIADANDEAQFAELKTQGELTRIAWEY